One genomic segment of Podarcis raffonei isolate rPodRaf1 chromosome 7, rPodRaf1.pri, whole genome shotgun sequence includes these proteins:
- the ZHX1 gene encoding zinc fingers and homeoboxes protein 1 — protein sequence MASKRKSTTPCMVLASEPDPDLEVVSDTEEAPAAITPAGSISSDEDSQEYADSDNQQKKKVEGGYECKYCTFQTPDLNMFTFHVDSEHPTIVLSSSYVCLECKFVTKRYDALSEHNMKYHPGEENFKLTMVKRNNQTIFEQTVNDLTFDGSFVQEEKAEESEASEGHLSGISISKTPIMKRMKNKNESKRIAVFHNAAEDGAAEEKDAESDPECEEIVEKPAPTVLDPNPSNSLAAETISTVVNPTTVIQPAQVITTITSPQNSNLISKVLIPINSIPTYNTALDNNPLLLNTYNKFPYPTVSEIALLATQAKYTEEQIKIWFSAQRLKHGVSWTPEEVEEARRKQFNGTVHTVPQTITVIPAHISAAGNGLPSILQTCQIVGQPGLVLTQVTGAGTLPVTAPIALTVAGVPNPAQLQKAQVQATQPVTETKQVAAVPAPQLTKSEVVAAANVDVVGGRTKKTKEQLTALKISYLKSHFPLDSEIIRLMKATGLTKGEIKKWFSDTRYNQRNSKHNHYNHLNNDSCTIVIDSSDETNEPSALVQPQQKQSWNASDLSPQKFKEKTAEQLQVLQDSFHNNPALTDDELNRIRSETKLTRREIDAWFSEQKKPNVPQDESEELAESNSGSLKEASAEACGGEGTGAQKSGKLSKKSPEQLHMLKMSFVRTQWPSAEEYDKLAEETKLPRPEIVSWFGDTRYAWKNGGLKWYYYYQGANASGMNGQGYSRRRGRGRSKGRGRGRPRGRPRANKRIRPWDRTPIIKFKTGKAILKDYYLKHKFLNEQDLDELVAKSHMGYEQVREWFAEKQRRADLGLELFEEEDDEEETLEEQDDEDEGEAEEDEETDDSDNWEPPRHVRRKLSKSD from the coding sequence ATGGCAAGTAAACGGAAATCCACCACGCCCTGCATGGTCTTAGCGAGTGAGCCAGACCCAGACTTGGAGGTGGTCTCTGACACGGAGGAAGCACCGGCTGCGATCACGCCAGCGGGGAGCATCTCGAGCGACGAAGACTCTCAAGAATATGCAGACTCGGAcaatcagcaaaaaaaaaaagtcgaAGGGGGTTATGAATGCAAGTACTGTACGTTCCAGACTCCAGATCTCAATATGTTTACTTTCCACGTGGATTCTGAGCACCCGACCATCGTACTGAGCTCCTCCTACGTCTGCCTTGAGTGCAAATTCGTCACCAAGAGGTATGACGCCCTTTCGGAACACAATATGAAATACCACCCTGGAGAGGAGAACTTTAAGCTCACCATGGTGAAGCGTAACAACCAGACCATCTTTGAGCAGACAGTGAACGACCTCACTTTCGATGGGAGTTTCGTCCAGGAGGAGAAAGCAGAGGAGTCGGAAGCTTCCGAGGGCCATCTGTCGGGCATCTCGATCAGCAAAACCCCAATTATGAAAAGGATGAAGAATAAGAACGAATCGAAGCGGATCGCCGTGTTCCACAATGCGGCGGAGGATGGTGCTGCAGAGGAGAAGGATGCTGAGTCGGACCCAGAGTGTGAGGAAATCGTAGAGAAACCGGCTCCTACCGTTTTGGACCCCAACCCAAGTAATTCACTGGCGGCAGAAACCATTAGCACGGTTGTGAACCCCACGACAGTGATCCAGCCTGCGCAAGTGATTACTACCATCACGTCTCCGCAGAACTCAAACTTGATTTCTAAAGTCTTGATCCCTATCAATAGCATTCCGACCTATAACACGGCTTTGGATAACAACCCCCTCTTGCTCAACACCTACAACAAGTTCCCGTACCCGACAGTGTCTGAAATCGCACTTCTAGCCACGCAAGCGAAATACACCGAGGAGCAGATCAAAATCTGGTTCTCTGCCCAGCGCCTGAAGCACGGCGTCAGCTGGACGCCGGAGGAGGTAGAAGAAGCAAGGAGGAAGCAGTTCAATGGCACCGTgcacactgtccctcagaccattacGGTCATCCCAGCACACATTTCGGCAGCCGGCAACGGCCTGCCTTCCATTCTGCAGACCTGCCAAATAGTTGGCCAGCCGGGCCTGGTGCTTACACAAGTCACGGGTGCCGGTACGCTTCCGGTAACTGCCCCGATCGCGTTGACGGTGGCCGGAGTCCCGAACCCGGCCCAGTTGCAGAAAGCGCAGGTGCAAGCAACTCAGCCCGTTACCGAAACCAAGCAGGTGGCTGCCGTCCCGGCCCCTCAGCTTACCAAATCggaggtggtggcggcggcaaacGTGGACGTGGTCGGGGGACGTACAAAGAAGACCAAGGAGCAGCTGACGGCGCTGAAGATCAGCTACCTGAAAAGTCACTTCCCTCTCGATTCCGAGATCATTCGGCTCATGAAAGCGACGGGCCTGACCAAAGGGGAGATCAAGAAGTGGTTCAGTGACACCCGGTACAACCAGAGGAACTCGAAGCACAACCACTATAACCATCTCAACAACGACTCCTGCACCATTGTGATTGACTCGAGCGACGAGACGAACGAGCCCTCAGCGCTGGTGCAGCCGCAGCAGAAACAGTCGTGGAATGCCTCTGACCTCAGCCCCCAGAAATTTAAGGAGAAGACTGCCGAGCAACTGCAGGTCCTCCAAGACAgtttccacaacaaccctgctctTACAGACGATGAACTGAACAGGATACGGTCGGAGACCAAGCTGACCAGGCGGGAGATTGATGCTTGGTTTTCGGAACAGAAAAAACCGAACGTTCCGCAGGACGAAAGCGAGGAATTGGCCGAAAGTAATTCAGGAAGCTTGAAGGAAGCATCTGCTGAGGCCTGTGGTGGGGAAGGAACTGGAGCCCAGAAGTCAGGGAAGCTGTCTAAGAAGTCGCCGGAAcaactgcacatgctcaaaatGTCCTTCGTCCGGACGCAGTGGCCGTCCGCGGAAGAATACGACAAGTTGGCAGAAGAGACCAAGCTCCCCCGGCCGGAAATCGTTAGCTGGTTTGGAGACACGCGTTACGCCTGGAAAAATGGCGGCTTGAAATGGTACTACTACTACCAAGGGGCCAACGCGAGCGGTATGAATGGCCAAGGCTATTCGAGGCGGAGGGGGAGAGGACGGTCGAAAGGCCGAGGGAGGGGAAGGCCTCGTGGGCGGCCAAGGGCCAACAAACGGATCAGGCCTTGGGACAGGACGCCGATCATCAAATTTAAAACTGGAAAAGCCATCCTGAAGGATTATTACCTGAAACACAAATTCCTTAACGAGCAGGACCTTGACGAGCTGGTGGCCAAATCGCACATGGGATACGAGCAGGTCAGGGAGTGGTTTGCGGAGAAGCAGAGGAGAGCCGACTTAGGCCTTGAGTTGTTTGAGGAGGAAGACGACGAGGAGGAGACATTGGAAGAGCAGGACGACGAAGACGAAGGTGAGGCTGAGGAGGACGAAGAAACAGACGACAGCGACAACTGGGAGCCTCCTCGACACGTTCGACGTAAGCTCTCGAAATCGGACTGA